DNA sequence from the Chitinivorax sp. PXF-14 genome:
TCCACCGGCGTACCCAGCCAGTAACGCCAACGCAACCACCACATGAGCGCGATAGTGCGCCACACGCCGCGCTGCTCCCAGCGACGGCCCGAGGTGACGACTTGCAGCGCCAAGCAGGCGGGCTTCCCTCCGGTTTTGAGTGCTCGGCAGATGTCGATGTCTTCCATCAGCGGTTGATCCGCAAATCCGCCGACTGCTTCAAACGCCTCACGCGTCACGAAAAGGCCCTGATCGCCGGTGGCGATCCCGGAGAGGCGTGAACGCCAATTCATCAGTGCCGAAACCATGCGCAAAGCCATCGGTTTACCGGCGATGCGCACATCGAAGCGTCCCCACTGATGGCTGCGCAGCGCCTGTGCGATGGCGATCATGGCCCCTGGCGGCAGCCGCGTGTCGGCATGCAAAAAAAGCAGTACGTCGCCGCTGCTCGCCGCCGCGCCCGCATTCATTTGGCGCGCCCGACCCGCTGCGCTCGTCAGAACACGAAACCCGGCTGCGTGTGCAATGGCTTCTGATCCATCCTGACTGCCGCCATCAACAAAAATGATTTCCACGCCTGATCGGGCGAGTGGCACCACGTGCTCGCACAAATCGGGCAGGCCTGTCGACTCATTGAGCATGGGGACTATGATGCTTAACTTCATGCTTACCTCCGGCCGTCATTGAGACGCCAGTCGTAATCGCCAAAGCGGATCGCCAGCCTTCCACCGCGCAGATCGTTCGCTTGCGCGGCGTTCAGTCCGGCCACACCGGCATAACGCGCCAGTAAATCCGGCAACGCCTTATCGCCACGGAAGCCTTGCTCGAAATCCTCGCGGTACCACTTGAAGATGGGGGAAACCTCCAGCGCATCGTCCGCGATCCGGTTTCGCGTCCGGTCGCCCAAGAAGCGCTTGGTCTGGTCTTCGAGTTGCTCGTCAAGTTTTTCCGCGCCATAGGCTTCGGGCCGTAACGCCGGGCAGCCGATGCTGGCGCAATTGACCGCAAAATGGATACGCGGATCACGATAGCGCCCCGATCCGCGAATCAATCCGTGTTCAATGTCATCCAGCGAACGGGTTTGCCCGAGCAAAGACACAAACGGCTTCTTCCAGGGTGACTGGATGAAGGAACCCAGATCCTTGATGGACTTCAAATCCGGGTATCGGGTCAGAATAAACTGCACCGTGAAGGCGTTGTAGGCATTGATCAGATACGCCAACTGTGCCTCCCGCGACCAACCATCGAAGGTCTGGCGCGATACGGCTGACAGGGCCGTCAAATAGTTCTGCAACTTATCCTTGTCGGTCGCCATACCCTGATAGTTCACGGTGCTCGCATGGCCGTCGCTAATCCAGCGCACATGTCGCTGAAGCATCTGGCTCCATGCGCCGTGATCGAAGCCCTGTGGCGTTTGGGCATAGGCCGTCGCAGCCCCCAAGGAGAACGTGATGGCGACGGCCAGTCTGCGCAGCCAAACTTTCATCGTTGAATACATCGGCTTATCCCCTCATCCAGCGGTGATAGGCTTCCACCCATCGCAATACCCGCTGCGGTGCGTGGGCGCGCTTCCATTCCCCCGCCGCATATTTATTGGCCTCGGCCCAAGTGGGATACGGGTGGATCGTGGCCAGGATTTTGTTAAGCCCCAGCCCGTGCTTCATGGCCAGCACGAACTCGGAGAGCAATTCCCCGGCATGCGCGCCGACAATCGTGACGCCCAGAATGCGATCCTTGCCCGGCTCGGTCAGCACCTTGATCCAGCCTTCGGCATGACCTTCGGCAATCGCGCGATCCAGGTCGTCCAGGCCATAGCGGGTTACCTCAAACGCGATGCCTTTCTCCCTAGCCTCGCGCTCATTGAGGCCTACCCGCGCAATTTCGGGATCGACAAACGTCACCCAGGGGATCACGGAGTAGTCCACTTTGAAGCGCTTGAAGCGACCAAACAGCGCGTTGACCGCCGCATACCACGCCTGGTGCGCGGCAGTGTGGGTAAATTGATAGGGCCCGGCCACATCGCCCGCGGCGAAGATGTTTGGGTAGAGCGTTTCAAGGTATTCATTGGTCTGAATCGTGCGTTGGGTGGGGATGCCCAGCGCCTCCAAGCCGAACCCTTCCAGCCGGGCCTGCCGACCCACGGCGACCACAATCTCGTCAAACGCGATGCGCTGCTCCCCGGCCGTTCCGGCAACGACGAGGTATTTGGAACCAGCTTCCTGTTCGATACGCAGCGCACGATGTTCGACGAGCACATGGACACCATCGCCCTCAAGGGCGCGACGGGCGAAGCTCGACACCTCGTCGTCCTCTCGCAGCATCAGCCGAGGCAGCATTTCGACCTGCGTCACTGTGGAGCCCAGTCGCGCAAAGCTCTGCGCCAACTCGCATCCGATTGGACCGCCGCCGAGCACGATAAGCCGCTCTGGCGCATGATCCCGTTCCTTGAGGCGATCCCAGAGGGTGTCTGAGGTGAGGTAGTTGATCGATTCCAGCCCCGGTAGCGGCGGCACGAAAGGGCGTGCGCCGGTCGCCAGAACGATGCTACGGGCGCTTAACTGCTCCACCTTGCCGCTTTGATCGGTGATCTCGACCGTCCATGGATTGATCAAACGGGCATGACCTTGGCGCACCTCCACGC
Encoded proteins:
- a CDS encoding TIGR04283 family arsenosugar biosynthesis glycosyltransferase, with product MKLSIIVPMLNESTGLPDLCEHVVPLARSGVEIIFVDGGSQDGSEAIAHAAGFRVLTSAAGRARQMNAGAAASSGDVLLFLHADTRLPPGAMIAIAQALRSHQWGRFDVRIAGKPMALRMVSALMNWRSRLSGIATGDQGLFVTREAFEAVGGFADQPLMEDIDICRALKTGGKPACLALQVVTSGRRWEQRGVWRTIALMWWLRWRYWLGTPVEDIARAYR
- a CDS encoding DUF547 domain-containing protein, yielding MKVWLRRLAVAITFSLGAATAYAQTPQGFDHGAWSQMLQRHVRWISDGHASTVNYQGMATDKDKLQNYLTALSAVSRQTFDGWSREAQLAYLINAYNAFTVQFILTRYPDLKSIKDLGSFIQSPWKKPFVSLLGQTRSLDDIEHGLIRGSGRYRDPRIHFAVNCASIGCPALRPEAYGAEKLDEQLEDQTKRFLGDRTRNRIADDALEVSPIFKWYREDFEQGFRGDKALPDLLARYAGVAGLNAAQANDLRGGRLAIRFGDYDWRLNDGRR
- a CDS encoding FAD-dependent oxidoreductase gives rise to the protein MRSAKFWLLLLIAALLGLFFYFNGAQWLSFAALKSGLTQLQAWRELHSLWMMAGFFGLYVLVAALSLPGAAVMTLAAGALFGLAWGTLLASFASSVGALLAFLVARYLLRDLVEARFSARLASINEGVNRDGAFYLFTLRLVPVIPFFMINLLLGLTRMRARTFYWVSQLGMLAGTLVYVNAGTRLALIEAPSDILSVSLLASFALLAAFPWLAKATIGWIKQRRVYVRWQRPSRFDRNLIVIGAGAAGLVTSYIAAAVEAKVTLIESHKMGGDCLNYGCVPSKALIRSAKAAHQMRHAADLGLESTMPAFSFKRVMARVHGVIAAVAPHDSVERYTQLGVEVRQGHARLINPWTVEITDQSGKVEQLSARSIVLATGARPFVPPLPGLESINYLTSDTLWDRLKERDHAPERLIVLGGGPIGCELAQSFARLGSTVTQVEMLPRLMLREDDEVSSFARRALEGDGVHVLVEHRALRIEQEAGSKYLVVAGTAGEQRIAFDEIVVAVGRQARLEGFGLEALGIPTQRTIQTNEYLETLYPNIFAAGDVAGPYQFTHTAAHQAWYAAVNALFGRFKRFKVDYSVIPWVTFVDPEIARVGLNEREAREKGIAFEVTRYGLDDLDRAIAEGHAEGWIKVLTEPGKDRILGVTIVGAHAGELLSEFVLAMKHGLGLNKILATIHPYPTWAEANKYAAGEWKRAHAPQRVLRWVEAYHRWMRG